One Nicotiana sylvestris chromosome 12, ASM39365v2, whole genome shotgun sequence genomic window carries:
- the LOC138883790 gene encoding uncharacterized protein, with the protein MKDCPRLRKSAPPQTSQPQRALQSSHAMITAPVATLPTHPTICGGQGGRGRHRGGGKARYYALPTRTEAVASDYVIIGIVLVYHRDASVLFDPGSTYSYVSSYFAPHLGVSRDSLRFPINVSTHMGDSLIVDRVYRSCVVALSGFETRADLLLLNMVDFDVFLSMDWLSPHYAISDYHTKTMKLAMPGVPRVEWRDTIDHTSIRVISFIKSQRMVVKGCDAYLAYVRDVIIDTPIVDSVPIVRDFSDVFPADLPGMPPDKDINFGIDIPGVGNIMSSN; encoded by the coding sequence atgaaggattgccctagacttcggaagagtgcacctccacagacttctcagccacagcgtgccctgcagagttctcatgctatgattacagctccagttgctaccctacctACTCATCCAACTATAtgtggaggtcagggaggtagaggtcgccatAGAGGGGGAGGCAAggctagatattatgcccttccgaCCCGTACTGAGGCTGTCGCCTCCGATtatgtcatcataggtattgtcttggtttatcatagagatgcatcagttttattcgatccaggctccacttattcttatgtgtcttcttattttgccccgcatttgggcgtatctcgggattctttgagatTCCCTATTAATGTTTCTACTcatatgggagattctcttattgtggaccgtgtttaCCGGTCttgtgtggttgctcttagtggttttgagactagagctgatttattattgctcaacatggtagattttgatgttttcttgagcatggactggttgtcgccccattatgctatatCTGATTATCATACCAAAACCATGAagctagctatgccaggtgtaccacgagtagagtggagggaTACCATAGATCATACTTCTATTAGAGTTATTTCATTCATTAAGTCTCAGCGTATGGTTGTGAaagggtgtgatgcgtatctagcttatgtgagagatgttattATTGATACCCcaatagttgattcagtcccaatagtacgagatttttctgatgtgtttccagctgatcttccaggcatgccgcccgataaagatattaattttggcattgatatTCCCGGAGTTGGGAATATCATGAGCAGCAACTGA